The Gossypium arboreum isolate Shixiya-1 chromosome 2, ASM2569848v2, whole genome shotgun sequence region ccacatgagaaaaactatccgactcatgatctcgaattagctgccattgtattcgctttgaaaatatggcgacattatttgtttggtgagaggtgccatgtattttcggatcacaaaagtctcaaatatttaatgactcaaatagatttgaatttgcgacagagacgttggcttgagttgttaaaagattatgagcttgtcattgattatcacccgggaaaggctaatgtggttgcggatgctttaagtcataaatcactgtttgctttacgaacgATGAATGTATACCTGTCTGTTTTAtctgataatgtgttagtagcagaattgaaGGCTAAAGCCTTGTTGATTCCTCAAATACGTGAgtcccagaaagtcgacgatgaattgatTGCTAAACGAACTGAATGTGCTTctaatgtggaatcggagtttcaaatagacgacaatgattgtttaaggttcagaagtcgattgtgtgtttcaagaaatttagaacttatttcgatgatcttgagcgaggctcatagtagccgaatgtctatccacccgggtagtacaaaaatgtacaatgatttgaaacgtcagttttggtggcctgatatgaaacgagacatttctgactttgtttcgaagtgtttgatatgtcaacaagtgaaagcggaacaccaagtgccttcgggattacttcagccgatcatgatacccgaatggaagtgggatcgagtcacgatggattttgtatctggattgccattgtcatcaagcaagaaagatgcgatctgggttgttgttgatagactgacaaagtcggctcattttatccctgtacgtacggattattctcttgacAAGCTAGCTAAAATGTATGTAtcccagattgtaaggttacatggagtactcatttctattgtgtcagatagagatccgagattcatatcgcgattttggaagaaatttcaagaagctttgggtaccaagttacattttagcaccacttttcatcctcagactgatggtcaatccgaacgaataattcagatactcaaggatatgttgagatgttgcatccttgagtttagtggttcatgggaacggtatttacctttgattgaattcgcttacaacaatagttttcaatcaagtattaagatggcaccttacaaggcattgtacggtcgtaaatgccgtacaccattattttggatcgagctcagtgaaagtagaatttttggagttgatttgattaaagatgctgagcagaaagtaaaaataattcgtgaaagtctgaaggcagcatcagatcgtcagaagtcgtacgcggatttaaaacgaagagatattgagtatcaagtgggagacaaagtgtttcttaaagtttcaccttggaaaaagatactcagatttggccgtaaaggcaaattgagtccaaggttcatagggccgtatgaaatatccgaacgagttggtccagtggcatatagattaattttaccccctgatctcgaaaagattcacaacgtttttcatgtttcgatgcttcgacgttacagatctgatccttcgcacataattaatccctcagaggttgaaattcaatccgatatgagttatgaagaagaaccagtcgcatcctagctcgtgaggtgaaagagttacgaaacaaaaaagttcctttagtaaaagtgttatggctcaagcacgggatggaagaagctacttgggaacccgagaactttaTGATAGAATGATATCCTAACTtgttcatcggtaagattttggggacgaaaatttcttatgtggggagagttgtgatatttctattttgaccctagtcgggaagtggtttcgggaccacaaaaccgagatacagaaaaataattaaatgtcatATTCCATGTTTATTGTGTGTGCACATGCATATATGAAGgttttatgctttaattttgacaattgaatatgaaattgtaaataggacttatgtgtgaaaaatgtgaaatatgatgGGTAATTTTTAAAAGTGGTTTATAATAAAGGTACTAaaaggaatggttttgcatgtcaaattgcccatttTATTGTTGGTGGCCTACCATGTTGctagttaataaataatatatatattttctattatcaatatgttaattaaatgccttttatttattgaataataataaaagaataaagagaacatgggtgataaaaacaaagtgttcatctttgtttcttgAAGAACCGAATGTGAAAGAAGTTTAGGGGAGGAACATCATTCGGTCATCCTAGTCttaattaaggtaagaagttttggttaattcttgaaattttagttaaattctagtaAATTACTAAGTTCCTTATTAGACCCATgctaaatttttgatatttggtgaatgaatatggtttTCGGTCATGGTAAATAataaagaatgtggttgttgttcttgttaactTGGATgaattttggtggataggtgtttgaatcaaacaaatgatcatgtgtgtacactagatgctaagtgagaagaatcggtcattaTATTAGAGGCCATTGACGAATATGAACTTAGTTATTGTGAGTGATgagtgtgttttgagttgatgaaaaaaaaatacttaaaaatgtgttataagcaaattatatgctaagctaaggttgttaaattatcaatttttcttccttgccgaatatgtgtttataaagatgAGTGGTGTTGAAcgttttaaataatttagatgATTATTAATCTAGGTATAAGCTAGGTAATATTAATTGATTGTGACTTAATTGTTTTATAGCAAGTGCCGATTATGGAAATTTCAAAATTCGGTCTTAGATCTTaatgtatatttttttttatttcattaagttGAATTGGAAAGTTGTTACATGCAAAAAAGATGATTAGGACTTATATAGACAATCGGCATTAGCTAAGGAGTGAGAATGTTGATTGGTAATGTATATGTAAATGAGTAGTGTTATACACATATGATCTATTTGGTAATAATCGCATTGGCTACACTAGTGTATAAGAAAACGAAGTCAACTATGTGAGCTTTGCTTATGTATGCGAAACTAGTATAAGATGAATGATCGGTTACTAGGGTTATAAAATCATTTTGAGTTGAGTTATAAGTGACTATCGTGGCTTGATGAGTTCTTACCATTTTTAGTTACAAATAAGTATGAAGTTTGAACCATggcataattataaatattaatacatattgaaattgttatgtgattgccgaatgtgaattatgAGTAAACAATATGGGTTAAGatattaaacaaatctatttgtatttattaagctaaagagcaaggaggatcaagtcggatagggaaaagagaaggcaATAGAGTAGCCAATCTGCTACTGCGTTtcaatataccgaggtaagttttaagtaggcTCTTCTAGTATACATAATTAAATATGCCTATAAGAATATGGTAAATGAATCGAAATTTTTGGTTGGCACTTgaataaaatttttcattaattAATGTGGGTATGCGATTCATAGTGAGGATCATTTGGAGTTAAGCTGTAATGGTGTTATGAACATGTGAATTTGAGTATAACTTTGgagttgaaatgtgaatgatgatatGTATATTGATAGAATCTATCCGGACtaaaggtccgcaggctatgagctggaaaaaaaaatatatatatataaccgggttaagtcccgaaggcattcgtgcgggttattataacctcgttaagtcccgaaggcattcgtatgggttattataaccggttaagtccgaaggcatttgtgctagttgttacatccgagccaaattccgaaggtatttatgtttggaaaggtgcgactctgtcgtaataattccgattaatgtgctcataatccctaatatgaccatgtatggatcgtatatacattggaaaaaaAATTTGATACAATTGTCGGTTGTGATTACgtaatcgaataatgctctccGGCCATTTCTTAGGATTATttgaagtctatagctcactcaagctacatgaaattgaatcaaatgaaatttagttaagtttgacttcgaatATATAAACCTATtgataaaagtgtaaattaaaatgaatacgtgatcttgtgcataggcatttatttatccttatgaatgctatttcttttgtgtttttgtttcaaatgagttccttacttataaacttactaagcatcaaacgcTTACTCGTTGCTTAAATTCtcgtattatagattttgttcgtcaccatatcgactcggaggtgtcaaagtcgaagtcatccacactatctaagccacttttggtactcttcagttgaacttgataatggcatgtatagggctgacccttgttgttaattaagtatcctttggtaatgtatattcgtatagccatgcgaaaatggcttgtatattttgagtataacattatgatcattttgtatatatggtcttatgatatggttattaagtggtgtggaaatgtttggtaatgattagccattggaatggccaatcatggtcctattggtgctacgtatgtcatggctaatcgtgattatacttggaaataatgtatgtcaaattactagttgattcatggaaaactatgaaataggtaaaatttaccttaaaatagatgctgaaagcagcagtgatgtgaatttgaaaaatcactaaaaatagtataaatggaattaaataatgaataaattatgtaatcgaatcttgatgagtctattttcatatgaaagaaaagaaatgaccatatgagccgtattttatgagatgtttaagtttttgtgaaacagggccagagcgatttttggatcccctgttctgactttggaaattcaccataaattaaccagagataattagaagctatgctttatatgtacagattcctttttaagtctagtttcattataaataaacagcataagtattgaagccctgtacagggaaatatctaagtcgtaatgcatgaaggtcagagtagttgaaccctgaaacattggagaatttaactaacaaactgtactaattggcctgaccaaaacttctagaaaaaaagtagtaaatatatgtatgagtctagtttcaggaaaaatttacggaattggattttgagttttggaactcgagatatgatttttagagtgactgtgatgcTGTTAGTCAGCtcgtctgaaaattttaaaaacgaattgtatgagctgtttaagtaaggagttaagtccgttagcacctcgtgttcgactccgacaacggtctcgggtacggggtgttacatgctgtCTTTGTAAGGGAAGACTGCAGGTCTTTGGATTATGACCCTCGGTGCCATTTGTACTCCagcttcattatttttgggtctcgAAATAATCACCACGGGATAATTAGGTGTTTGATTCTGCGCCTTTGATTCTCCCTCGGATACGCATACATTTCCCTCTATGGGGCTTTTAGCTTCTTCATAGAATTCTATTTCTTTGTTATCTATCATGTTCTGCACGAGGGCCCTAGATTCCACACATTCTTGGATTTCATGCCTCACCTCGTcatgaaactcatagtagtttctCTCTTCTTCAGGTCCTTCCCTTGGATCCAATGCTATCAATCCTCTCTTGGTCATCTCTTTCCATACTCGCCTCAACGGGGTCCTGATTTCTGCCACTTCATACTTGGTCTTCTTGTTCAAGCCTTCACTTATCCCATTCACTCCTTGGTCGGTATGATTGGGGAGTGGGTTTTCTGCTACATTGGGCGTGGCTGGGTCATCAAATCTCACGATTCCCACCTTAATGAGTATTTCGACCACTTTCTTAAACGCAGTGTAATTTTCGATTGAGTGCCCAGTGATTCCCGCGTGGTACTCACATTGGGCATtcgcgtcataccatttgggatacgggGGCTGCAGTGGCTCCTGGTAGAAAGGGGATACCACATGAGCGTTGAACAGGTtctggtacaactccctatacgATATGGGTATAGGGGTGTATTGTGGCCTTTCTGTGTTCTTCCTCGCATTGGATTCTTGCCTTACAGAGCTTTGTTGATTAATAGTCACCGTTTTGGGTTGATTTACGGTAATTGACTTGGACTGCCCCTTGTTGAATGTGCTCGTGTTGTTCACTTCATTGTCTTTTCTCCTCAGGGCTGACTTCCTAGCACTCTCTCCCGATTCTATCTTGCCGCTCCTTAGAGCATTTTCGATCATTTCTCCCGTCATCACTATGTCGGAGAAGCTCTTAGtggcgcttcccaacatatgagtgataaaaTGGGCCTTCAATGTATTTATAAAGAGCATCGTTGTCTCCTTTTCTAGAAGTGGcggctgaacttgtatggccacCTCCCTCCATCTTTGTGCGTACTGCCTGAAGCTTTCATTCgatttcttctccatattctggaGAGTGATTCTGTCAGGGGTCATGTCAAAGGCCTGGGCCAGGTCCTTCCACGACTTAATCTTAGAGCGGCTTAATTGGTTGTACCACTTAGACACCGCCCCgaccagactatcttgaaagaAATGGATTAATAGCTGGTCATTGTTAACATATCCCGTCATTCGCCTGCAGAACATACTGATATGAGCTTCAGGGCAACttgttccattgtatttctcgaaCTCGGGCATTTTGAATTTGGGGGAAGGACTAAATCTGGGACTAAACTTAGGTCCTTGgcatcaatcccttgatgatGATCCGCGCTTTCCATGGCTTTAAATTTCTCTTCGAGCCATCTATACCATTCTTCCAATTGTTTTTACGAATCCATCCTCGCATTTTCTTCTTCAGCAATTTCATCCAAATTGGGAACGGGCGGATAGTTCGGGTTGTTGACAAAGTTGGAGCTTGAGCCGGTTTAGAAATTCATCGGTATTGAAGCTTCGGCCTGAACCTGCTGGGGTATGATCGTGACAGATGGCTTCGGTAGATTAATCTCGGGCTTCATCGGTATATGTGTCGGAGTGAAGCCTGAGGGGTATTGAGGATCCTCGTTAGTTTCTTCAACTTTGTCCATAGGGCCCTTTCCCTTATCCGTTCCTCTCAACAGCAGTTGGGATAACTGACTCATCATTTTCCTCTAGGACTCCATCATTTGCTCTTTCATCTCTCGCTGAATCTTGGCTAGCTGCTCTTGCATCTGAGACTGCATTTGTTCTTGCATTTCTTTTTTCATCTGCTCCAATTTCTCGAGTCTCTTATCCATTGATTTTTTTCTTGTACCGTAAGGGCGCGtggttggttggttttcgttggtttccaggttactgaaataatttttagttaattaattagaaaacttttatggcctttaatgcataatgatgtaatgcaaatgcatatGCATGAATGCAAAGAAGGCATCAATTCTGATTCAATTgctcttagaaaattttacttgaaaataaaatcttttacataaaatcGAGTTACAAATAAAATTTCGCTCTAATACTCAAAGTCCTAATTTTTCTAAGCAATGAGGCCAGCTCCTGCCCGCGCTCCGACTCCAACTTATATTTTACGCTTAGTGTGTCTGCCTGAACCGCTAAAGTTTCCAAGTAGTCCGCTACCTCCCGGATCTGGGTTATGGCTTTCTGCATAAGGTAATCTctgtttctgacttggtcttgcgcATGGTGAAGCTGCTCCTTCCAACGATCCTCGTTTGCTTCGAAAAACTCGATCTGCATCTCATAGTTTTGTAATGACGCTTCTAactcttctatttttcctttcatttcttctatcttgctcaagCTTGCCCTCAATTCCATTGCGGTGTTGCGGTTTCGGTATTGATGCAAAGACTTCTCGAGTTCTACCACTCTAGCCCTTAATTCCCCTCGCTCATTTCTGCTTTCTGACAGACTTTTCCCTAAATCTTCGTTTCGTGCTTTAGCTTCTCGGAATTTCCTTTCCCACCAGTCGGTATTGGCCTTTTCTTCCCGAATTTCATGGCGCCATTGTTCGGAAGTCTTACCTAAGCCCGCAGTCCTCATAGATAGGCGTAACTTCTTGTAGTCCGTTTTCAAACTGTCTAGGTCTTCTTCggccttagtttttccttttctccacTTTTCAGCCTCTAACCTTAGGTGCATCTTCTCTTCCTCCAATTGTTCGATCTTCTTCCCAAGCTCTAAACTCTTCTTCTCGAAATCTTGCCTCATAATCTCCAATTCTGACGGGACGATTTGTAATTATTCCCCGATAGGCCGAGCATTCTCCAAGCTTGGCCTAGGAATATTGTCATTAATCCTCTTCTTAAACCACTCGCTATACTCGGGTGTTACCATGGAACCGACGGCTAACCTCTTCATCCAACAAGTTTGCTTCTAAGCATCTGATAACTCCTAAACTCTCTTCTTATAGTGAGCACATTTAAATGAGAATTCACTCTGAGCAAGTCCGTGGGTTGTGGGTACAAACTACCTCGACTTATATTGCCTCAAGGCTAGCAGTGGAATATACCCggtagctccccaaattcctaacaaCGGCACCCAATCAAAGTTACCACATCGGTACATGATTTCATCGggaaccatccaataagctctccactcGATATCCTCCTTGAGGTTCTAAAAAATATCCATCTATTTCTCCTCCGAGATATCCTCTCTCCTCTGTATAGCTGTCTCTTCTTTCAAAGGGGAATAACCTTCAGAAAAGACTCGATAGGAAACTttgtctaccttccaaaagtgcccaTGAAACCATACCATCAATAGTTGAGCACATCCAATAAATTGCCCCTCGCCTGTCTTCTAACACGAGCTT contains the following coding sequences:
- the LOC128289417 gene encoding uncharacterized protein LOC128289417, with translation MPEFEKYNGTSCPEAHISMFCRRMTGYVNNDQLLIHFFQDSLVGAVSKWYNQLSRSKIKSWKDLAQAFDMTPDRITLQNMEKKSNESFRQYAQRWREVAIQVQPPLLEKETTMLFINTLKAHFITHMLGSATKSFSDIVMTGEMIENALRSGKIESGESARKSALRRKDNEVNNTSTFNKGQSKSITVNQPKTVTINQQSSVRQESNARKNTERPQYTPIPISYRELYQNLFNAHVVSPFYQEPLQPPYPKWYDANAQCEYHAGITGHSIENYTAFKKVVEILIKVGIVRFDDPATPNVAENPLPNHTDQGVNGISEGLNKKTKYEVAEIRTPLRRVWKEMTKRGLIALDPREGPEEERNYYEFHDEVRHEIQECVESRALVQNMIDNKEIEFYEEAKSPIEGNVCVSEGESKAQNQTPNYPVVIISRPKNNEAGVQMAPRVIIQRPAVFPYKDSM
- the LOC108465209 gene encoding uncharacterized protein LOC108465209, which gives rise to MRQDFEKKSLELGKKIEQLEEEKMHLRLEAEKWRKGKTKAEEDLDSLKTDYKKLRLSMRTAGLGKTSEQWRHEIREEKANTDWWERKFREAKARNEDLGKSLSESRNERGELRARVVELEKSLHQYRNRNTAMELRASLSKIEEMKGKIEELEASLQNYEMQIEFFEANEDRWKEQLHHAQDQVRNRDYLMQKAITQIREVADYLETLAVQADTLSVKYKLESERGQELASLLRKIRTLISDARAASQDSARDERANDGVLEENDESVIPTAVERNG